The Epilithonimonas zeae genome contains a region encoding:
- a CDS encoding DNA adenine methylase, with amino-acid sequence MNYLGSKVRLSGFIYQEIKKSVKEQLTNLSFCDLFSGTGTVGNLFHTKVKSVLYNDREYYSYIINKAFHSSISEHAYISMLHNLNELEEVEGFIFEEYSQSGSSGRLYFNAVNGKKIDAIRIYIEQLFLSSKIDKEFYFLLLATLLVAADKVANTASVYCAYLKKLKKTALNDLKMLPILRAIEPFNHKVYKAESNDLIKRIDGDILYLDPPYIGREYSSYYHLLNTIAIYDTELKPQGKTGLRPYNTSSFCLKRSAEDSLFELLRNAQFKYIFLSYNNEGFIKPSRIAEMMSSLGEHACSSVKYPKFKSCKTNSKQYTEEYLHCLIKD; translated from the coding sequence ATGAATTATTTGGGATCTAAAGTAAGATTATCAGGCTTTATTTATCAGGAAATAAAAAAATCAGTCAAGGAGCAACTTACAAATTTGAGCTTTTGCGATTTGTTTTCGGGAACTGGCACTGTTGGGAATTTATTCCATACAAAAGTAAAAAGTGTTTTATACAATGACAGGGAATATTACAGTTATATAATTAATAAGGCATTTCACAGTAGCATCAGCGAACACGCCTATATCTCTATGTTGCACAATCTCAATGAACTGGAGGAAGTTGAAGGTTTTATCTTCGAAGAATATTCACAATCGGGATCATCTGGTAGATTATATTTCAATGCGGTAAACGGAAAGAAAATTGATGCAATCAGAATTTATATCGAGCAATTATTTTTAAGTTCTAAGATTGATAAGGAATTCTACTTTTTGCTTTTAGCGACATTATTGGTTGCTGCAGATAAAGTCGCCAATACGGCATCGGTGTATTGTGCTTATTTAAAGAAGTTGAAGAAAACAGCTTTGAATGACCTTAAAATGTTACCTATACTAAGAGCAATAGAGCCTTTCAATCACAAAGTTTACAAAGCGGAAAGTAATGATTTAATAAAGAGAATAGATGGAGATATTCTGTATTTAGATCCTCCTTACATTGGCAGAGAATATAGTTCATATTATCATTTATTAAATACGATTGCTATTTACGACACAGAATTAAAGCCGCAGGGAAAAACAGGATTAAGACCATATAATACATCTAGTTTCTGCCTAAAACGAAGTGCTGAAGACAGCCTGTTTGAACTCCTTAGAAATGCACAATTTAAATATATATTTCTAAGCTACAACAATGAAGGCTTTATTAAGCCTTCAAGGATTGCAGAGATGATGTCAAGTTTAGGGGAACATGCCTGTTCGTCTGTAAAATATCCTAAGTTCAAAAGTTGCAAAACGAATTCAAAGCAATACACAGAAGAGTATTTACATTGTTTAATTAAAGACTAA
- a CDS encoding TraQ conjugal transfer family protein: MKNAPNYNLLNLVKFSFILVVVSIFFNSCQDNDLEIKQNFPFEVKVMPVPSKIKENETVEIRMSLETASNFSETKYTIRYFQYEGTGKLQHYSDAPYLPNDEYTLPQKQFRLYYTSESQDSHVFSIWITDSFDNEKKVDFEFDNAS; encoded by the coding sequence ATGAAAAATGCACCTAATTATAACTTACTAAATCTTGTAAAGTTTTCATTTATTCTGGTTGTAGTCAGTATATTTTTTAATTCCTGTCAGGATAATGATTTGGAGATAAAGCAAAACTTTCCGTTCGAGGTCAAGGTGATGCCGGTTCCAAGCAAGATAAAAGAAAATGAGACTGTAGAAATAAGAATGTCTTTGGAAACAGCTTCTAACTTTAGCGAGACAAAATACACTATCCGATATTTTCAATACGAAGGAACCGGCAAACTTCAACATTACAGTGATGCCCCGTATCTTCCAAATGATGAATATACATTGCCCCAGAAACAGTTCAGGCTGTACTACACCTCTGAATCACAAGATTCTCATGTATTTAGTATTTGGATTACGGATAGCTTTGATAATGAAAAGAAGGTAGATTTTGAGTTTGATAATGCTTCATAA
- a CDS encoding ribonuclease Z, translating to MSTYLTILGFNSAIPTINSSPTSQFLEMEERHFLIDCGEGTQVQMRKAKVRFSKINHIFISHLHGDHCFGLPGLVASFRLLGRKTPLNIYGPKGIKKMMDTIFEITETYKGFEVIYHELEGKESVKIYEDKRVEVYTIPLNHRIYCNGYLFKEKPKERHLNMKEISKHKEIEICDFQNLRLGKDFVSEDGEVIKNDLLTTDPKPSVSYAFCSDTKYKEDIIPIIENVDVLYHESTFLHVLKEMADYTGHSTALEAATIAKKAQVGKLILGHFSNRYSDLSVMTDEARQIFPNSFLPKALETIKIG from the coding sequence TTGAGCACATATCTTACCATTTTAGGATTCAATTCAGCAATTCCAACTATCAATTCTTCACCGACTTCTCAGTTTTTGGAAATGGAGGAACGTCATTTCTTAATCGATTGTGGCGAAGGAACCCAGGTGCAGATGCGTAAGGCAAAAGTTCGTTTTTCGAAAATTAACCATATTTTCATTTCCCATCTTCACGGCGACCATTGTTTTGGTTTGCCTGGATTGGTAGCATCTTTTCGACTTTTAGGAAGAAAAACTCCACTGAATATCTACGGTCCAAAAGGCATTAAGAAAATGATGGATACGATTTTTGAAATTACAGAAACTTACAAAGGTTTTGAAGTCATTTATCACGAGCTGGAAGGTAAAGAATCCGTCAAAATCTATGAAGACAAAAGGGTAGAAGTTTACACCATTCCACTGAATCACAGAATCTATTGCAATGGCTATCTTTTCAAAGAAAAACCAAAAGAGCGTCATCTCAATATGAAAGAGATTTCCAAACACAAGGAAATCGAAATCTGTGATTTTCAGAATTTACGTCTAGGAAAAGATTTTGTTTCAGAAGACGGAGAAGTTATCAAAAATGATTTATTGACGACTGACCCGAAACCATCGGTTTCTTATGCTTTCTGTAGTGATACCAAATACAAAGAAGACATTATCCCAATCATAGAAAATGTAGATGTTCTCTACCACGAATCTACTTTTCTCCACGTCTTGAAAGAAATGGCAGATTATACTGGTCATTCCACCGCTTTGGAAGCAGCAACTATCGCCAAAAAAGCGCAAGTAGGAAAATTGATTTTAGGTCACTTTTCCAACCGTTACAGCGACTTAAGTGTAATGACAGATGAAGCCAGACAAATCTTTCCAAACTCTTTTTTACCAAAAGCTTTGGAAACAATTAAGATTGGATAG
- a CDS encoding ABC transporter substrate-binding protein produces MKRIFLLLIFFILTVSCKKEIPKLDSENITISERVNYSDDSKKLIINSGKFKNVISKEKLPFQKAMLLNSSLIGYFSELNLENKITGVSSPEYIFSEKIHQLINQNQILNIGNEQKYDIEKILSNKPDVIFTNYVPNFANTYDILKKNGIELIFLDEFLEQKPLEKSKYLLLFGRLFGAEEQAEKVFKNIENNYKKIQDLASKTSNKPNILCNEMYGSQWFLPGGNSFVARLINDAGGNYILKNNKESSSVPLSFEEVFVKSENVNYWINISPHQNKKELLTLNPNYSKMKVFNSGKLYMINNREKDGSNDYFESGVVRCDLVLRDYFKIFHPEDVTFKAEPLVYMKELK; encoded by the coding sequence ATGAAACGCATTTTTTTACTTTTAATTTTCTTTATTCTTACAGTTTCCTGTAAAAAAGAAATTCCAAAATTAGATTCTGAAAATATAACTATCTCGGAAAGAGTTAATTATTCGGATGATTCAAAAAAATTGATTATTAATTCAGGCAAATTTAAAAATGTCATTTCAAAAGAAAAATTACCGTTTCAGAAAGCAATGTTACTCAATTCAAGCTTGATTGGTTACTTTTCTGAACTCAATTTGGAAAATAAAATCACAGGAGTTTCCAGTCCGGAGTATATTTTCTCAGAAAAAATTCATCAGTTAATTAATCAGAATCAAATTCTCAACATCGGAAATGAGCAGAAGTACGATATAGAGAAAATCCTTTCCAATAAACCGGACGTTATTTTTACCAATTACGTTCCCAATTTTGCCAATACTTATGACATTTTAAAGAAAAACGGAATCGAATTGATCTTCTTAGATGAATTCTTAGAACAAAAACCTTTAGAAAAATCAAAATATCTTTTATTATTTGGAAGACTATTTGGAGCAGAAGAACAGGCTGAAAAAGTATTCAAGAATATAGAAAACAATTACAAAAAAATTCAGGACTTAGCTTCTAAAACCTCAAACAAACCAAATATTCTTTGCAACGAGATGTATGGAAGCCAGTGGTTTTTGCCTGGCGGAAATTCTTTTGTTGCAAGATTAATCAATGATGCTGGCGGAAATTATATTCTGAAAAACAACAAAGAATCTTCTTCCGTTCCGTTAAGCTTTGAAGAAGTTTTCGTTAAATCAGAGAATGTTAATTACTGGATTAACATCAGTCCGCATCAGAACAAAAAAGAATTATTGACTCTGAATCCAAATTACAGCAAAATGAAAGTCTTCAATTCTGGTAAATTATATATGATAAACAACAGAGAAAAAGATGGTTCGAATGATTATTTCGAAAGTGGAGTGGTAAGATGCGATTTGGTTTTGAGAGATTATTTCAAGATATTTCATCCGGAAGATGTAACTTTCAAAGCAGAACCTTTAGTTTATATGAAAGAGCTCAAATAA
- a CDS encoding recombinase family protein has product MVIADLYIRVSTDEQAEKGYSQRDQDERLRKYCANNNIAINRVIFEDHSAKSFNRPEWKKYLLEIRKKSHKSNLVLFTKWDRFSRNTADAYQMISLLHKNHIIPQSIEQPLDMSVPENKLMLAIYLSTPEVENDRRALNTFHGMRRAKKEGRLMGIAPYGYINRSHEDGKKYIAIKEPEGSNIAWAFNEVAKGHIPADHVRLQMNKREGASMSRSAFAKAMRNPVYCGKIYIEDYKQEEAYYSDGKHEPLISERLFNQVQQIMDKKRKIEGPGGRVLGNERFPLRGLLRCPRCGKNLTASGAKGKSKTYYYYHCHYKCGFRFDSDRLNKLFELEISKLEYNPIIKDLMKEILLDNYKQFTFDIDAKRKSISKEINELNEKVANARDKYLADKLDEEDYKEVKKITKEQIEHLEQEIQHIVSESKELDIKTKIENALDSMENLANLYQQGDLQTKRTIGCLIFPQKVEFDGKSFQTPKMNIVAQCIYQYNNKLGNKKNRHKRKKSTNVGLVTSTGFKPVTF; this is encoded by the coding sequence ATGGTTATTGCAGATCTGTATATAAGAGTATCTACCGATGAACAGGCTGAAAAAGGTTATTCACAAAGAGATCAGGATGAAAGATTAAGAAAATATTGTGCTAATAACAATATAGCTATCAACAGAGTGATTTTTGAAGATCATTCAGCAAAAAGTTTTAATCGCCCTGAGTGGAAAAAATATCTTCTTGAAATAAGAAAGAAAAGCCATAAAAGTAACTTAGTCCTATTTACCAAGTGGGACAGATTCAGTCGTAATACGGCAGATGCTTATCAAATGATAAGTTTACTGCATAAAAATCACATTATCCCTCAATCTATTGAACAGCCATTGGATATGTCTGTCCCTGAAAACAAACTTATGCTTGCGATTTATCTCTCCACTCCGGAGGTAGAAAATGACAGAAGGGCACTCAACACTTTTCACGGTATGCGGAGAGCAAAAAAAGAAGGCAGGCTAATGGGAATTGCTCCCTATGGATATATCAACAGAAGCCATGAAGATGGTAAAAAGTATATTGCCATCAAAGAGCCGGAAGGATCTAATATAGCTTGGGCATTTAACGAGGTTGCAAAAGGACATATTCCGGCTGATCATGTCAGATTGCAGATGAATAAAAGGGAGGGTGCTTCAATGTCAAGAAGTGCGTTTGCAAAAGCTATGAGAAATCCGGTTTATTGTGGTAAAATATATATTGAGGATTATAAACAGGAGGAGGCATATTACAGTGATGGAAAACATGAGCCACTAATTAGCGAAAGACTGTTTAATCAGGTGCAGCAGATTATGGACAAAAAAAGGAAGATAGAAGGGCCAGGCGGAAGAGTATTAGGGAACGAACGTTTTCCATTACGTGGACTTTTACGTTGTCCAAGATGTGGTAAAAATCTTACGGCAAGTGGGGCTAAAGGAAAGTCTAAAACTTATTACTATTATCATTGCCATTATAAATGCGGATTTCGTTTTGATTCAGATCGATTGAACAAGCTATTTGAATTGGAAATTTCGAAATTAGAATACAATCCTATCATCAAAGATTTGATGAAAGAAATCCTTTTAGATAACTACAAACAGTTCACCTTTGATATAGATGCAAAAAGGAAGTCTATATCAAAAGAGATCAATGAGCTTAATGAGAAAGTTGCTAATGCAAGAGATAAATATCTTGCAGATAAATTAGATGAAGAAGATTACAAAGAGGTGAAAAAAATAACAAAAGAACAGATTGAACATTTGGAACAAGAGATTCAACATATTGTTTCAGAAAGCAAAGAACTTGATATAAAAACAAAAATAGAAAATGCTCTCGACTCAATGGAAAACCTCGCAAACCTTTATCAGCAGGGCGATTTGCAGACAAAAAGAACGATAGGGTGTTTGATATTTCCTCAAAAAGTCGAATTTGACGGAAAAAGTTTTCAAACACCTAAAATGAATATTGTGGCTCAATGTATCTATCAGTATAACAACAAATTAGGAAATAAAAAAAACCGACATAAGAGAAAAAAATCTACAAATGTCGGTCTTGTGACCTCGACAGGATTCAAACCTGTAACCTTCTGA
- a CDS encoding single-stranded DNA-binding protein produces MNIIGRLTRDAEVRTLSNEKQVVNFSIATNDNYRNKQGVKIEQTTYFDCSYWISPKVAEILTKGALVELNGRAYNSAWIGKDGEAHARLNFLTSKIKLHSSSKKDSNSITPKNKEENEKSKSAENDKDDDLPF; encoded by the coding sequence ATGAACATTATCGGAAGACTGACAAGAGATGCGGAAGTTCGCACCCTGTCCAATGAAAAACAAGTAGTCAATTTCTCAATTGCTACCAATGACAATTATCGCAACAAACAAGGTGTAAAAATCGAACAAACGACCTATTTCGACTGCTCTTATTGGATTTCTCCGAAAGTGGCTGAAATTCTTACCAAAGGAGCTTTAGTTGAATTAAACGGTAGAGCGTACAATTCTGCATGGATAGGCAAAGATGGAGAAGCACACGCAAGGCTGAATTTCCTTACATCAAAGATTAAACTGCACAGCAGTAGTAAAAAGGATAGTAATAGTATAACACCCAAAAACAAAGAAGAAAATGAAAAATCAAAATCGGCAGAAAACGACAAAGACGATGATTTACCATTCTAA
- a CDS encoding conjugal transfer protein TraO has product MSRLLITMLFIVTMNVQSFAQQMIPKQKGFEISYSVYPNSPDKQNYVLAVGMISYSKNGKYVFGRAEYSSKYYEYRNYNIPIDTYLLNAGYSFYVIGDSMRNVNLNFGVGALGGYELVNRNKPILYDGSLLDSTESFIYGASGKFSLESYLTEHIAFIVDGQLRFLQNSQLGTLHSLFGLGLRYNF; this is encoded by the coding sequence ATGAGCAGATTATTAATAACAATGCTTTTCATTGTAACAATGAATGTACAATCATTTGCACAGCAGATGATTCCAAAGCAAAAGGGATTTGAAATATCCTATTCAGTATATCCCAATTCTCCTGACAAGCAGAATTATGTTTTGGCAGTCGGTATGATTTCTTACAGCAAAAATGGTAAATATGTGTTTGGGAGGGCAGAGTACAGCAGTAAATATTATGAGTATAGAAATTATAACATTCCGATTGATACCTATCTATTGAATGCTGGTTACAGTTTCTACGTTATAGGTGATTCAATGCGAAATGTGAATTTGAATTTCGGAGTAGGGGCTCTTGGCGGCTATGAGCTGGTTAACAGAAATAAGCCAATACTTTACGACGGATCATTACTGGATAGTACAGAAAGCTTTATATACGGAGCTTCCGGTAAGTTTTCTTTAGAAAGTTATCTGACTGAACACATTGCCTTTATTGTAGATGGTCAGCTGCGGTTTTTGCAGAACAGCCAGCTTGGAACTCTACACTCATTGTTTGGATTAGGGCTACGGTATAATTTTTAA
- a CDS encoding DUF932 domain-containing protein, protein MAHQLNFNNRTGKYSFFTVKEKAWHNLGQLVHEYPTSEEAIKFAGLDYDVEKSPLFTKGSGILENDNGIEIIDSELEVPNYFANIRTDNNTVLGVVGKDYHIVQNREAFSFFDSIVGGGNGILYETAGALGNGERIFITAKLPDYIRVGNGDDITEKYIFLTTSHDGSGSITAAFTPIRIVCQNTLNASLKNMSNVVRIRHTAGAKQRLEDAHKVMGLANKLSNELENTFNYWSKITIGDAEMKKLIQFALCPNKETLNHLQKGNFDELSTVFKNTVDDAFAYAMMSDTQQMETTKGTLFGAYNAVTGFYQNVKTYKDDEAKLQSIVMGGTAQIKSQKAFELCTGFAKEGKDVFNLN, encoded by the coding sequence ATGGCACATCAATTAAATTTCAACAACAGAACAGGGAAATACTCATTTTTTACTGTTAAAGAAAAAGCATGGCACAACTTAGGACAGCTTGTGCATGAATACCCCACAAGTGAGGAAGCAATTAAGTTTGCAGGACTTGACTATGATGTGGAGAAATCGCCCCTATTTACCAAAGGTTCAGGAATTTTAGAAAATGACAACGGAATTGAAATAATTGATTCTGAATTGGAAGTTCCAAATTACTTTGCCAATATCCGTACTGATAATAACACCGTGTTAGGTGTAGTAGGAAAAGATTATCATATTGTACAAAACCGTGAAGCCTTTTCTTTTTTTGACTCTATTGTAGGCGGCGGAAACGGTATTTTATACGAGACCGCAGGAGCTTTAGGAAATGGCGAAAGAATTTTTATTACGGCTAAACTTCCCGATTATATACGTGTCGGCAACGGTGATGATATTACAGAAAAATATATTTTCTTAACAACCTCGCACGACGGAAGCGGAAGTATTACCGCCGCATTTACCCCAATCCGTATTGTCTGCCAAAACACTTTAAACGCCTCTCTAAAAAACATGAGCAATGTTGTACGAATCAGACATACCGCAGGAGCAAAACAACGGTTGGAAGATGCTCATAAGGTAATGGGATTAGCGAACAAATTGAGCAATGAATTGGAAAACACTTTTAATTATTGGTCAAAAATAACCATCGGAGACGCTGAAATGAAAAAGTTAATTCAATTTGCGCTCTGCCCAAACAAAGAAACTTTAAATCATCTTCAAAAGGGAAACTTTGACGAACTGTCAACTGTCTTTAAAAATACCGTTGATGATGCTTTTGCCTATGCTATGATGAGCGATACACAACAGATGGAAACGACCAAAGGGACTTTGTTCGGTGCTTATAACGCTGTTACTGGTTTTTACCAAAATGTAAAGACCTACAAAGATGATGAAGCCAAACTACAATCTATTGTTATGGGTGGAACTGCACAAATCAAATCGCAAAAAGCATTTGAATTATGTACAGGATTCGCAAAAGAGGGCAAAGACGTTTTTAATCTTAATTAA
- the rdgB gene encoding RdgB/HAM1 family non-canonical purine NTP pyrophosphatase — MEILVATHNLHKKEEIQQILGTDYVVTSLSDYDLNEEIIEDGNTFAENALIKAKYCFEQTGKPSVGDDSGLVVEALDGRPGIFSARYAGNHNFKKNIEKVLEEMKDEPNRRAYFITMLCFKDQDGEHYFEGRVYGNLTKEVFGAEGFGYDPIFVPDDYNMTFAEMLPEEKNKISHRSEALKLFLDFLNSRGGVL, encoded by the coding sequence ATGGAGATTTTAGTAGCAACACATAATTTGCATAAAAAAGAAGAGATACAGCAGATTTTGGGAACAGATTATGTCGTGACAAGTTTGTCAGACTACGATTTGAATGAAGAAATCATAGAAGACGGAAATACGTTTGCTGAAAATGCATTAATCAAAGCCAAATATTGCTTTGAACAAACCGGAAAACCAAGTGTTGGCGATGACAGCGGATTAGTTGTAGAAGCTCTTGATGGAAGGCCGGGGATTTTCTCAGCACGTTATGCAGGTAATCACAATTTCAAAAAAAATATCGAAAAAGTTCTGGAAGAGATGAAAGACGAACCAAATAGAAGAGCGTATTTCATCACAATGTTGTGTTTCAAAGATCAGGATGGCGAACATTATTTCGAAGGTCGAGTTTATGGTAATTTGACCAAAGAAGTTTTCGGAGCAGAAGGGTTTGGCTATGATCCAATCTTCGTTCCGGACGATTACAATATGACGTTTGCCGAAATGTTACCTGAAGAAAAAAACAAAATCAGCCACAGAAGTGAAGCTTTGAAATTATTTCTAGATTTTCTCAATTCCAGAGGGGGTGTTTTGTAG
- a CDS encoding phosphoribosyltransferase — MSFEFLTFLAYSPRGKSEIEINSRTVAGSCKNGDVSFSTRLSQRIEEADLSEYFANSSLIPVPRSTPLVEGAVFPAKVICETLVKNGLGESVSVCVDRAYAIPKSSGQFHADTRNTVQTHQDSLIIKPVIITEPTIILVDDILTLGRTSMAVALELQKIYPDKEFKIFCAIRTRGWKNLENIIDVSRGHMSLTANGGVQLPD; from the coding sequence ATGTCTTTTGAGTTTCTTACCTTTCTGGCCTATTCTCCAAGGGGTAAGTCTGAGATTGAAATTAATTCAAGGACGGTTGCCGGTTCTTGTAAAAATGGAGATGTCAGCTTCAGTACAAGATTAAGTCAAAGAATAGAAGAAGCAGATTTATCAGAATATTTTGCGAACTCATCCTTAATCCCTGTTCCAAGAAGTACCCCTCTAGTAGAGGGAGCTGTTTTTCCGGCAAAAGTAATTTGTGAAACACTTGTCAAAAATGGATTAGGTGAAAGTGTTAGTGTTTGTGTTGATCGTGCATATGCCATTCCTAAATCAAGCGGGCAGTTTCATGCCGATACAAGAAATACAGTTCAAACTCATCAAGATAGCTTAATCATAAAACCTGTAATTATCACCGAACCAACGATTATCCTGGTTGATGATATTCTGACATTAGGTCGCACATCTATGGCTGTTGCTCTTGAGCTTCAGAAGATTTATCCGGATAAAGAGTTTAAAATTTTCTGTGCTATCAGAACAAGAGGCTGGAAGAATTTAGAAAACATTATAGATGTCAGCAGAGGCCATATGAGCCTTACAGCCAATGGTGGCGTTCAGTTACCGGATTAG
- a CDS encoding CPBP family intramembrane glutamic endopeptidase, producing the protein MKEQNYKVDFFVGILLVVGLFIGQSLMYAIGLGLSALFDQDISDTGIFNILMYTATMIVPILFFDFFIVRKDGSKLNFDFSTKPFRVYLLIFPMMFGMMLVADYTTQLIPTTGDLLGEIYKMYSEQFAKLTREPVSLLIMTVILAPILEEILFRGIIMKGMLNNKVKPVTAIIVSAFIFGVVHFNPWQFAGAMLLGLVLGLVYYKTKSLLMPILLHAFNNLVSAMMMLYSDSETFSDLFKIKPEVLLAAGLVIFIIPFYFFAIHKNIIYKD; encoded by the coding sequence ATGAAAGAACAGAATTACAAAGTCGATTTTTTTGTAGGGATTTTATTGGTTGTAGGGCTGTTTATCGGTCAGTCGTTGATGTACGCAATAGGATTAGGATTGTCTGCGTTATTTGATCAGGACATTAGTGATACTGGGATTTTCAATATTTTGATGTATACAGCAACAATGATAGTTCCTATTCTCTTTTTCGATTTTTTTATCGTAAGAAAAGATGGTAGCAAACTCAATTTCGATTTCTCCACCAAACCATTTCGTGTTTATCTATTGATATTTCCAATGATGTTCGGGATGATGCTAGTTGCAGACTACACCACGCAATTGATTCCCACAACAGGCGATTTGCTCGGCGAGATTTACAAAATGTATTCAGAACAATTTGCAAAACTCACTAGAGAACCAGTTTCGTTACTTATAATGACCGTCATCCTTGCACCAATTCTGGAAGAAATCCTTTTCCGAGGCATCATTATGAAAGGAATGCTGAACAACAAAGTCAAACCAGTCACGGCAATTATCGTTTCGGCGTTCATTTTCGGCGTCGTCCATTTCAATCCATGGCAGTTTGCGGGCGCAATGTTGCTCGGTTTGGTATTAGGTTTGGTGTACTACAAAACCAAGTCACTGCTGATGCCAATTTTGCTTCACGCATTCAACAATTTGGTGTCGGCGATGATGATGTTATACTCAGATTCAGAAACTTTTTCTGATTTGTTTAAAATTAAACCCGAAGTATTATTAGCAGCAGGATTAGTGATTTTTATAATACCATTTTATTTTTTCGCAATCCACAAGAATATTATTTATAAAGATTAA
- a CDS encoding DNA-processing protein DprA: MQIGSFNDYYDKLTTIEKKNSPKEIFYKGDFSLLENGRRVAVVGSRKVSDLGVRRARKIAKLLVQNDITVVSGLAEGIDTIAHKTAIEAQGQTIGVIGTPIDKYFPAENKQLQDFIAENHLLISQFPENYPVTPKSFPIRNRTMALISDATIIVEASEKSGTKHQGWEALRLGRQLLIMENVLNQKVSWAEEMLSYGAQVLTNDNFEFLIESIPFLTTKKEYVF; this comes from the coding sequence ATGCAGATCGGTTCTTTTAACGATTACTATGATAAGCTGACTACTATTGAGAAAAAAAACAGTCCCAAAGAAATATTTTATAAGGGGGACTTTTCTTTGTTGGAAAATGGTAGGAGAGTAGCAGTTGTTGGTTCTCGTAAGGTTTCAGATCTTGGCGTAAGAAGAGCTAGAAAGATTGCTAAATTATTAGTGCAAAATGATATAACTGTAGTAAGCGGTTTAGCTGAAGGTATTGATACTATAGCGCATAAAACGGCAATTGAAGCCCAAGGACAAACTATTGGTGTTATAGGAACACCTATTGATAAATATTTTCCGGCTGAGAACAAGCAATTACAGGATTTTATTGCTGAAAATCATTTGCTGATTTCTCAGTTTCCTGAAAATTATCCAGTAACTCCGAAAAGCTTTCCGATCAGAAATAGAACTATGGCATTGATAAGTGATGCAACAATCATTGTTGAGGCCAGTGAAAAAAGCGGTACAAAACATCAGGGATGGGAAGCTCTAAGATTGGGAAGGCAGCTTCTTATTATGGAAAATGTTCTCAATCAAAAAGTTTCATGGGCAGAAGAAATGCTAAGTTATGGTGCACAGGTTTTGACCAACGACAACTTTGAATTTCTAATTGAAAGCATTCCCTTTTTAACCACAAAAAAGGAGTATGTCTTTTGA